A genomic stretch from Aedes albopictus strain Foshan chromosome 2, AalbF5, whole genome shotgun sequence includes:
- the LOC109426745 gene encoding uncharacterized protein LOC109426745 encodes MQDPAEPKPRIASKCPISQCQIMLTETALLDHLLSEHKGLDLKSVEAGEKAFLSFRESIFPYGQPVCMGVLLYGGKGTRARPAQTGLVHRNSILSTSYAAYEKHLPVLVMGCKTHLTDMLADDEIPSEIYNDICQRRDAAQDGSDQEKDIFVLWLIGPSTTRPVHGEVTLSDVDRIIVRGCRMQMRDFKDFLQPKSFLCEGVDYLMVNRGGMSLMTRNGDEAVEMEVCIDEGKTEI; translated from the coding sequence ATGCAAGACCCTGCCGAACCCAAACCTCGGATTGCCTCGAAGTGTCCAATCAGCCAATGTCAGATAATGCTGACGGAAACTGCTCTCCTGGATCATCTTCTCTCCGAACACAAAGGCCTCGACCTGAAATCCGTAGAAGCCGGTGAGAAAGCGTTTCTCTCCTTCCGGGAGTCCATCTTTCCGTACGGCCAGCCCGTATGCATGGGAGTCCTACTTTACGGTGGAAAGGGTACACGAGCGCGTCCCGCCCAAACGGGACTTGTCCATCGCAATTCTATTCTGTCCACCAGCTATGCGGCGTACGAGAAACACCTACCGGTGCTGGTCATGGGTTGCAAGACCCATTTGACGGACATGTTGGCGGACGACGAGATTCCGTCGGAGATCTACAACGACATTTGCCAGCGAAGGGATGCGGCCCAGGATGGATCCGACCAGGAGAAGGATATATTCGTGCTGTGGTTGATTGGTCCGAGTACGACCCGGCCGGTTCATGGGGAAGTGACCTTGAGTGATGTGGATCGGATCATTGTGCGGGGCTGTCGGATGCAGATGCGTGactttaaggattttctgcagCCTAAGAGCTTCTTGTGCGAAGGAGTAGATTATCTGATGGTGAACCGTGGTGGAATGAGTTTGATGACGAGAAACGGGGATGAGGCTGTGGAGATGGAAGTTTGCATCGATGAGGGAAAAACTGAAATTTAG
- the LOC134288496 gene encoding uncharacterized protein K02A2.6-like has protein sequence MEDGMNLEEVEKRVVRSELANLRAKYLGDDGSRVFSIQHRLGVRNNEYGESSGYRQGRTFVRFSSNNRRSSRDRSGGRMQRTDNTYSRDRYNNNGRDRYNNGYNNRRPDMRPDHSQLTCNYCKRLGHIKRNCRLLKGSQGSQGSQAINLVEEENLDKVDGTYDFKRLKIDSKDSDSDEEIYPCMMIGTINHINEPCLVNALIGNHRLQMEIDCGAAVSVMSGCTYSTTFSHLKVLPCKSKLVVVNGEALDILGKIFVNVWLNNKEQQVSFIILNSKHNFTPLVRRNWLDIFYTGWRQVFSKPLLVNNIDGAAGTTRYDPGSIKVMFPNVFKKDLSQPIIGHEANLTLKKEAPIFRKAYDVPYRLRDKVLKHMEHLEEQRIITPIDVSEWASPVVIVLKKDGDIRMTHDECSSEPDQDNEETRGKHYDPSGPSE, from the exons ATGGAAGACGGAATGAATCTTGAAGAGGTGGAAAAAAGGGTTGTGAGAAGTGAGTTGGCCAATTTGAGAGCAAAATATTTAGGAGATGACGGTTCAAGAGTGTTTTCAATCCAACACAGGCTAGGTGTGAGAAATAATGAGTACGGAGAGAGTAGCGGTTACAGGCAAGGGAGAACATTTGTTCGTTTCAGTAGTAATAATCGTAGAAGTAGTCGTGACCGAAGTGGTGGTAGGATGCAAAGAACAGACAATACATATAGTCGTGATAGATACAATAATAATGGCCGCGATAGGTATAACAACGGATACAACAATAGACGTCCAGACATGCGTCCAGACCACTCACAATTGACTTGCAACTACTGTAAACGGTTGGGACATATCAAGCGAAACTGCAGGTTATTAAAAGGATCACAGGGGTCACAGGGATCACAAGCGATAAATTTGGTTGAAGAGGAGAATTTAGACAAAGTAGATGGTACCTATGATTTTAAACGATTAAAAATTGATTCAAAGGACTCAGATAGCGATGAAGAAATCTATCCCTGTATGATGATAGGTACTATAAATCATATTAACGAACCTTGCTTAGTAAACGCTTTGATAGGTAACCATAGACTGCAGATGGAGATTGATTGCGGTGCAGCAGTCTCCGTTATGAGTGGCTGTACTTATTCCACAACATTTTCTCACTTAAAAGTTTTGCCTTGTAAAAGTAAACTAGTAGTGGTCAACGGAGAAGCTTTGGATATTTTGGGTAAAATTTTCGTAAATGTTTGGTTGAATAACAAGGAACAACAAGTGTCATTCATCATTTTGAACAGTAAGCACAATTTCACTCCATTAGTTAGACGTAATTGGTTGGACATTTTTTATACTGGATGGAGGCAGGTATTTTCAAAACCATTGTTGGTAAATAACATCGACGGAGCAGCCGGTACCACCAGATATGATCCAGGTAGCATTAAAGTAATGTTTCCAAATGTTTTTAAGAAAGACTTAAGTCAACCAATTATAGGGCACGAAGCAAACCTCACTTTAAAAAAAGAGGCACCAATTTTTCGTAAGGCATACGACGTACCGTACAGGCTTAGGGATAAGGTGTTGAAACATATGGAGCATTTGGAAGAACAGCGAATCATAACACCAATCGACGTTAGTGAATGGGCTTCCCCAGTGGTGATCGTACTTAAGAAGGACGGAGACATACGCATG ACACACGATGAATGCTCATCGGAACCAGATCAGGATAACGAAGAAACGCGAGGGAAGCACTATGATCCGAGTGGCCCTTCCGAGTAG